The following proteins are encoded in a genomic region of Phycisphaerales bacterium:
- a CDS encoding PQQ-binding-like beta-propeller repeat protein, with the protein MSNRELHDAYRTPEEIMMPRVILAPLSITVASGLAMPALAQDWSNSGGNAQRNGQTSEAGPSSPDILWEGGRTSLIAWQPVIEGRRVFIVRQAAFPPESDRSPVVAMDLDTGDELWFRHIPADPDHWTTSVLGVMDGRVFATRAGNGSSVSAPVYALDAETGDTFWVSAEETTIGFYDGAVFAGDGDLIAADFRTIKRFDAETGALVWSADRSCSVSGTCGGAIYNGKVYVIDAAPGGHRVKRFDLATGAFEVESELMPGFTIQTTPMIGPDGTIYVQRTQNNPTVDFFYALDDNGSDISIRWSVEAGWTTSSEFTIGPDGSVYAIDRDYAIMRLDPATGDVLSTSPPLDGGAGGARMASDRDGNLYVVNGEFATGRVFSFSADLQERWSVPVRNVNIGGPAIGADGTLVIAGVGSDIRAF; encoded by the coding sequence ATGAGCAACCGCGAACTGCACGACGCGTATCGCACGCCGGAGGAGATCATGATGCCCCGAGTTATCCTTGCGCCCTTGTCGATCACGGTGGCCTCCGGCCTGGCGATGCCCGCCCTCGCCCAGGACTGGTCCAACTCGGGCGGCAACGCCCAGCGGAACGGCCAGACCTCGGAAGCTGGTCCGTCCTCACCCGATATCCTGTGGGAAGGCGGCCGAACGAGCCTCATCGCCTGGCAGCCGGTGATCGAGGGACGCCGCGTGTTCATAGTCCGCCAGGCGGCCTTCCCGCCCGAGAGCGACCGCAGCCCGGTCGTCGCGATGGACCTGGACACGGGCGACGAACTCTGGTTTCGCCACATCCCCGCCGACCCGGACCACTGGACCACCAGCGTGCTGGGCGTCATGGACGGACGCGTGTTCGCCACGCGCGCCGGCAATGGCTCGAGCGTCTCGGCCCCGGTCTACGCGCTCGACGCCGAGACCGGCGACACGTTCTGGGTCTCGGCCGAAGAAACCACCATCGGCTTCTACGACGGCGCGGTGTTCGCCGGCGATGGCGACCTGATCGCCGCCGACTTCCGGACCATCAAGCGCTTCGACGCCGAAACCGGCGCGCTCGTGTGGTCCGCCGACCGCTCCTGCTCGGTCAGCGGCACCTGCGGCGGAGCGATCTATAACGGCAAGGTCTACGTCATCGACGCCGCGCCCGGCGGGCACCGCGTCAAGCGGTTCGACCTGGCCACCGGCGCCTTCGAGGTCGAGAGCGAACTGATGCCCGGCTTTACGATCCAGACCACGCCCATGATCGGCCCCGACGGCACGATCTACGTCCAGCGCACGCAGAACAACCCCACCGTCGACTTCTTCTACGCCCTGGACGACAACGGCAGCGACATCTCCATCCGCTGGAGCGTCGAGGCGGGCTGGACGACCTCCAGCGAATTCACGATTGGCCCCGACGGCAGCGTGTACGCCATCGATCGCGATTACGCCATCATGCGGCTCGACCCGGCCACCGGCGATGTGCTGAGCACCAGCCCGCCCCTGGACGGCGGCGCGGGCGGAGCCCGCATGGCCAGCGATCGCGACGGCAACCTCTACGTCGTCAATGGCGAGTTCGCCACCGGCCGCGTGTTCAGCTTCTCCGCCGATCTGCAGGAGCGCTGGAGCGTGCCCGTTCGCAACGTCAACATCGGCGGCCCTGCCATCGGCGCCGACGGGACGCTGGTGATCGCCGGTGTCGGGTCAGACATCCGAGCGTTCTGA
- the phrB gene encoding deoxyribodipyrimidine photo-lyase, whose amino-acid sequence MRPMMWFRADLRTRDNTALSAACTAASQGVLAVFTICPKQWREHDWGDMKVDFLRRNLEELSDGLKSRNIALKFIERDSFDGVEKDLLKLAKEHHCTALFFNEEYEANERKRDAAVAAAFAKAGLSVRSFHDQTCVPPGELRTQEDKPYTVYSPFKRKWYQHFKDGHVPRAQGLAKKQPEMVSSSDAVPDKLGDFDPNAGRPDLWKAGEDHALSRLRSFIKDRLTPYKEDRDYPAINGTSTISPYLAIGAISPRQCIEAALEANSGKIDGGSKGAVHWMSEVIWREFYRQILLAFPRVSKHRAFNPKYDIDWRNDDEAKGQFSAWCQGKTGYPIVDAAMRQLNQTGWMHNRSRMAVAMFLSKDLLIDWRWGEKYFMQHLVDGDLASNNGGWQWSAATGTDAAPYFRIFNPISQSKKFDPDGDYIRTFVDELSSVKGDEIHAPWEHEGLLDDTGYPERIVDHHEARDRALKAFKVES is encoded by the coding sequence ATGCGACCCATGATGTGGTTCCGCGCCGACCTGCGCACCCGCGACAACACCGCCCTGAGCGCCGCATGCACGGCCGCCTCCCAGGGCGTGCTCGCGGTCTTCACCATCTGCCCCAAGCAGTGGCGCGAGCACGACTGGGGTGACATGAAGGTCGACTTCTTGCGCCGAAACCTTGAGGAGCTGAGCGACGGGCTCAAGTCTCGCAACATCGCACTCAAGTTCATCGAGCGAGACTCGTTTGACGGCGTTGAGAAAGACCTGCTGAAGCTCGCCAAGGAGCACCACTGCACCGCGCTCTTCTTCAACGAGGAGTACGAGGCCAACGAACGCAAGCGTGACGCGGCCGTCGCCGCCGCGTTCGCCAAGGCCGGCCTGAGCGTCCGCAGCTTCCACGACCAGACCTGTGTCCCTCCTGGCGAGCTGCGCACGCAGGAAGACAAGCCCTACACCGTCTACTCGCCCTTCAAACGCAAGTGGTACCAGCACTTTAAGGACGGGCACGTGCCCAGGGCCCAGGGCCTTGCCAAGAAGCAGCCCGAGATGGTGTCGTCGTCCGATGCCGTGCCCGACAAACTCGGCGACTTCGACCCCAATGCCGGCCGACCCGACCTCTGGAAAGCCGGCGAGGACCACGCCCTTTCACGCCTGCGCAGCTTCATCAAGGATCGCCTGACCCCCTACAAGGAAGACCGCGACTACCCCGCCATCAACGGCACCAGCACCATCAGCCCGTACCTGGCGATCGGCGCCATCTCACCCCGCCAATGCATCGAGGCCGCGCTGGAGGCCAACAGCGGCAAGATCGACGGCGGAAGCAAGGGAGCCGTGCACTGGATGAGCGAGGTCATCTGGCGAGAGTTCTATCGCCAGATCCTGCTTGCCTTTCCACGCGTCAGCAAGCACCGGGCTTTCAACCCCAAGTACGATATCGACTGGCGAAACGACGACGAGGCCAAGGGCCAGTTCTCGGCCTGGTGCCAGGGCAAGACCGGCTACCCCATCGTCGATGCCGCCATGCGCCAGCTCAACCAGACCGGCTGGATGCACAACCGCTCGCGCATGGCCGTGGCGATGTTCCTCTCCAAGGACCTGCTCATTGACTGGCGCTGGGGCGAGAAGTACTTCATGCAGCACTTGGTCGACGGTGACCTCGCGAGCAACAACGGCGGCTGGCAATGGTCGGCCGCCACCGGCACCGATGCCGCCCCCTACTTCCGCATCTTCAACCCCATCAGCCAGAGCAAGAAGTTCGATCCCGATGGCGACTACATCCGCACGTTCGTCGACGAACTCTCAAGCGTCAAGGGCGACGAAATCCACGCTCCGTGGGAGCACGAGGGCCTGCTCGACGACACCGGCTACCCCGAGCGCATCGTCGACCACCACGAGGCGCGCGATCGAGCCCTGAAGGCCTTTAAGGTCGAGAGCTAA
- a CDS encoding cryptochrome/photolyase family protein, with product MASAFDMQPSDVSGAVGTLAVILGDQLDPRSPALRRLDKKADAVLMMEVDEEASLGPSHRQRTAVFFSAMRHFALGLHDKGYRVRYTPVDQRGNTHSLTGEVKRAAKALKPDRIVVVHPGDWRVYEAAQGWQDATGVETEILDDTHFTCTLEEFNDWADGRKELTMEYFYRERRKALGILVDGDGKPEGGQWNYDHDNRKSFGKGGPDAPPPLRFDPDEVTKEVIELVKKRYPDAPGNLEDFGWPVTGSDARKALDHFITYRLREFGPYEDAMWTGRPWLYHSLLSVPLNLKLLDPTKCIDAAIEAYEKGSAPINSVEGFVRQLIGWREYIRGVYWREGPDYRDRNYLDQHGDLPDFYWTGNTDMRCMKECIDPVLDYAWMHHIPRLMVTGNFALIAGVHPRKIGDWYFGMYADSVDWATTPNTIGMAMYADGTEEGGPVVATKPYAGSANYINKMSNYCKKCPYDHTARTGETDKGQACPFNTFYWDFLIRNEDRFAGNNRMALIMKNVKNMPREEKISIRVSATSVRKKFGIGDIEK from the coding sequence ATGGCCTCCGCCTTCGACATGCAGCCCAGCGACGTCAGCGGCGCCGTTGGCACGCTGGCGGTCATCCTGGGCGACCAACTCGATCCGCGGAGCCCGGCCCTCCGCCGGCTCGATAAGAAGGCCGACGCCGTGCTCATGATGGAGGTCGATGAGGAAGCCTCCCTCGGCCCAAGCCACCGCCAACGGACGGCCGTCTTCTTCTCGGCCATGCGTCACTTCGCCCTCGGCCTGCACGATAAGGGCTATCGCGTTCGCTACACGCCCGTCGACCAGCGCGGCAACACCCACAGCCTGACGGGCGAGGTCAAGCGAGCCGCCAAGGCCCTCAAGCCCGACCGCATCGTCGTCGTCCATCCCGGCGACTGGCGCGTGTACGAAGCAGCCCAGGGCTGGCAAGACGCCACCGGCGTCGAGACCGAGATCCTCGACGACACGCACTTCACATGCACGCTCGAAGAATTCAACGATTGGGCCGACGGCCGCAAAGAACTCACGATGGAGTACTTCTATCGCGAGCGTCGCAAGGCGTTGGGCATCCTCGTCGACGGCGACGGCAAGCCCGAAGGCGGGCAATGGAACTACGACCACGACAACCGCAAGTCCTTCGGCAAGGGCGGGCCCGACGCGCCCCCGCCGCTTCGATTCGATCCCGACGAGGTCACCAAGGAAGTCATCGAACTGGTCAAGAAGCGCTACCCCGACGCCCCGGGCAACCTCGAGGACTTCGGATGGCCCGTCACGGGCTCGGACGCCAGGAAGGCCCTGGACCACTTTATCACGTACCGCCTGCGCGAGTTCGGCCCCTACGAAGACGCGATGTGGACGGGCCGACCGTGGCTCTACCACAGCCTCCTCAGCGTGCCGCTGAACCTGAAGCTGCTCGACCCCACCAAGTGCATCGACGCGGCGATCGAGGCATACGAAAAGGGAAGCGCACCGATCAACTCCGTCGAGGGGTTCGTCCGCCAGCTCATCGGCTGGCGCGAGTACATCCGGGGCGTCTACTGGCGCGAAGGCCCCGACTACCGCGACCGGAACTACCTCGACCAGCACGGCGACCTGCCCGATTTCTACTGGACCGGCAACACCGACATGCGCTGCATGAAGGAGTGCATCGACCCCGTCCTCGACTACGCCTGGATGCACCACATCCCCCGGCTCATGGTGACGGGCAACTTCGCCCTCATCGCCGGCGTGCATCCGCGCAAGATCGGCGACTGGTACTTCGGCATGTACGCCGACAGTGTCGATTGGGCCACCACGCCCAACACCATCGGCATGGCCATGTACGCCGACGGCACGGAAGAGGGCGGTCCGGTCGTCGCCACCAAGCCCTACGCCGGCAGCGCCAACTACATCAACAAGATGTCCAACTACTGCAAGAAGTGTCCCTACGACCACACCGCCCGCACGGGCGAAACCGACAAGGGCCAGGCCTGCCCCTTCAATACGTTCTACTGGGACTTTCTCATCCGCAACGAAGACCGCTTTGCCGGCAACAATCGCATGGCGCTGATCATGAAGAACGTCAAGAACATGCCCAGGGAAGAAAAGATCTCCATACGCGTCAGCGCCACCTCCGTGCGCAAGAAGTTCGGCATCGGCGACATCGAGAAGTGA
- a CDS encoding GC-type dockerin domain-anchored protein, protein MPIPFARWLVVAACAILSSAVRAPGQACDPQWAEGVFGLPGVNRDVHAATTWDDGRGQALYICGNFDTVGSIEANNIARWDGQNWESLGAGPDLFAYAMCAFDDGTGEKLYVGGNFYRAGGRDVRNIARWDGDAWEPVGAGFFGAVDSLAVYDDGSGPALYAGGNLNRSTGGAYSLKGVARWDGSRWNPVGVGLGLYFVQVHAMVAFDDGTGPALFAAGEFGILGDGRVANHIAKWNGVSWKPLEGPGGIGLDDTAFSLAVYDDGSGPALFVGGRFQNAGGVPARGVARWDGFTWSGLEDGFDGVALDMRVYDDGSGPALFVGGRLASTGEPVESAAKWDGERWITLDARMDERVDAMEVYDDGSGEKLFVGGRFETAGDAFVGALATWDGDAWAPVAAPGRGAGMDSEVRVLTTHDDGGGQALYAGGFFEFAGGVRANHVARWDGLRWSALGQGLDAGALALASFDDGSGPALYAGGYFATAGGQPARGVARWGGAAWSAVGTGEGFDGLVNALAVFDDGSGPALYAGGDFLRVDGRTAKHVARWDGSAWTPVGSGVPAEVFCLHVFDDGKGPALYAGGDDFTPPGVPNNCVLKWDGRAWSDLSTPLNGEALDMATYDDGRGPALFIVGRLGVVGRPETSGAVRWDGARFEPLGGGLSNVAYAAHVFDAGGGNGPDLVVGGGFSSRYGGPGNYVARWDGRTWWPLGSGMDGSTPRVYALHAHDDGSGPALFAGGRFSSAGGHASSRIARYGCVLPPCAADLDGDGELTAMDFLAFQTLFDAGDARADFDGDGALTLFDFLVYQNAFQAGCG, encoded by the coding sequence ATGCCGATCCCATTCGCTCGATGGCTCGTGGTCGCGGCCTGTGCGATCCTGTCCTCGGCGGTCCGCGCGCCGGGCCAGGCGTGCGACCCGCAGTGGGCCGAGGGCGTCTTCGGGCTGCCGGGGGTGAATCGCGACGTCCATGCGGCAACAACGTGGGACGATGGTCGGGGCCAGGCCCTCTACATCTGTGGCAACTTCGATACGGTCGGCTCGATCGAGGCCAACAACATCGCGCGGTGGGACGGCCAGAATTGGGAATCCCTTGGCGCGGGGCCCGACCTTTTTGCCTATGCCATGTGCGCGTTCGATGACGGCACGGGCGAGAAGCTGTACGTTGGAGGCAACTTCTATCGCGCCGGCGGCCGTGACGTCAGGAACATCGCGCGATGGGACGGCGACGCATGGGAGCCGGTGGGTGCGGGCTTCTTCGGGGCGGTGGACTCGCTGGCGGTGTACGACGATGGCTCGGGTCCCGCGCTGTACGCCGGTGGCAACCTCAATCGCTCGACCGGCGGGGCATACTCGCTCAAGGGCGTCGCGAGGTGGGATGGATCCCGGTGGAACCCCGTCGGCGTCGGCCTGGGGCTCTACTTCGTTCAGGTGCACGCCATGGTGGCCTTCGATGATGGCACCGGCCCCGCCCTGTTCGCGGCCGGTGAATTCGGCATCCTGGGCGATGGCCGCGTGGCGAACCACATCGCCAAGTGGAACGGCGTGTCGTGGAAGCCGCTCGAAGGGCCCGGTGGCATCGGGCTTGACGACACCGCCTTCTCCCTGGCGGTGTATGACGACGGTAGCGGCCCGGCGCTGTTCGTGGGTGGGCGATTCCAGAACGCTGGCGGCGTCCCGGCGCGCGGCGTGGCGCGGTGGGATGGCTTCACCTGGTCGGGCCTGGAGGATGGCTTCGACGGCGTCGCCCTCGACATGCGGGTCTACGACGATGGCTCTGGCCCGGCGCTCTTCGTGGGCGGTCGACTGGCGTCCACCGGCGAACCCGTCGAGTCGGCAGCCAAGTGGGACGGCGAGCGCTGGATTACGCTTGACGCAAGGATGGACGAGCGCGTGGACGCCATGGAGGTCTACGACGATGGCTCGGGCGAGAAGCTCTTCGTGGGCGGTCGATTCGAGACCGCCGGCGACGCGTTCGTGGGCGCGCTGGCGACCTGGGACGGCGACGCCTGGGCGCCGGTGGCCGCCCCTGGACGGGGCGCGGGCATGGATAGCGAGGTGCGCGTATTGACCACCCACGACGACGGCGGGGGCCAAGCGCTCTACGCCGGCGGCTTCTTCGAGTTCGCCGGCGGCGTGCGGGCCAACCACGTGGCGCGGTGGGACGGCCTGCGCTGGTCGGCGCTCGGCCAGGGGCTGGACGCGGGCGCCCTCGCCCTGGCCAGCTTCGACGACGGCTCGGGCCCGGCGCTCTACGCGGGCGGCTACTTTGCCACGGCCGGCGGCCAGCCCGCCCGGGGCGTGGCGCGATGGGGCGGCGCGGCGTGGTCGGCGGTGGGCACGGGCGAGGGCTTCGACGGGCTGGTGAACGCCCTGGCGGTCTTCGACGACGGCTCGGGCCCGGCCCTCTACGCCGGCGGCGACTTCCTGCGCGTCGATGGCCGCACCGCCAAGCACGTCGCGCGCTGGGATGGATCAGCGTGGACGCCCGTGGGCAGCGGCGTTCCGGCGGAAGTCTTCTGCCTGCACGTCTTCGACGACGGTAAGGGCCCGGCGTTGTACGCGGGCGGGGACGACTTCACGCCTCCGGGCGTGCCCAACAACTGCGTGCTGAAGTGGGACGGGCGCGCGTGGTCGGACCTCTCGACGCCCTTGAACGGCGAGGCCCTCGACATGGCCACCTACGACGACGGCCGCGGGCCGGCGCTCTTCATCGTCGGCAGGCTGGGCGTGGTTGGCCGGCCAGAGACCAGCGGCGCGGTCCGCTGGGATGGTGCACGCTTCGAGCCGCTCGGCGGGGGACTCTCGAACGTCGCGTACGCCGCCCACGTGTTCGACGCGGGCGGAGGCAACGGCCCGGACCTGGTCGTCGGTGGTGGGTTCTCCAGCAGGTACGGCGGGCCGGGCAATTACGTGGCCCGGTGGGACGGCCGCACGTGGTGGCCGCTGGGCTCGGGCATGGATGGCTCGACGCCACGGGTCTACGCGCTGCACGCCCACGACGACGGCTCGGGCCCGGCCCTCTTTGCTGGTGGTCGCTTCAGCAGCGCCGGCGGCCACGCCTCCAGCCGCATCGCGCGCTACGGGTGCGTCCTCCCGCCGTGCGCCGCCGACCTGGACGGCGACGGCGAGCTGACGGCGATGGACTTCCTGGCGTTCCAGACGCTCTTCGATGCGGGCGATGCGCGGGCCGACTTCGATGGCGATGGGGCGCTGACGCTGTTCGACTTTCTCGTGTACCAGAACGCGTTCCAGGCGGGCTGCGGATAG
- a CDS encoding aminotransferase class I/II-fold pyridoxal phosphate-dependent enzyme, with protein sequence MTATSTVNKTARPFDARTDQILAELEKGGQYKHLQMLTGPMGPTVMLRDSSGKSKEVICMCSNNYLGLANHPEVVEAGIEGLRKYGAGTASVRFICGTFNCHETIENTIAKYMGTESSYTFVSCWTANEALYPTFAEPGDMLLSDELNHACIIDGIRLAAVIKKGVHKGVYKHNDLDSLREKLEAARSNPDVTGQIWVVTDGVFSMEGDIADLPALRKLCDEFDAMLVVDDSHAHGVMGATGRGTHEHFNMCPGADGHDASLGEVDFFTGTLGKGLGGGAGGFIAGSKRGTELIVQRGRPTLFSNALPCTIACSANKAIEIVLREPERVQALRDITAYARQQIGGAGFEVIDSPTAICPIIVGETSKAIAMSKKLLELGVFVIGFGYPVVPEGAARLRLQLSAAHTKGHVDQVVDALKKL encoded by the coding sequence ATGACCGCGACGAGCACCGTGAACAAGACTGCCCGCCCCTTCGACGCCCGCACCGACCAGATCCTGGCCGAATTGGAAAAGGGCGGGCAGTACAAGCACCTCCAGATGCTCACCGGGCCGATGGGGCCGACGGTGATGCTGCGTGATAGCTCTGGGAAATCCAAAGAAGTCATCTGCATGTGCTCGAACAACTATCTGGGCCTGGCCAACCACCCCGAAGTGGTCGAGGCGGGCATCGAGGGGCTGCGGAAGTACGGCGCGGGCACGGCGTCGGTCCGCTTCATCTGCGGCACGTTCAATTGCCACGAGACGATCGAGAACACGATCGCGAAGTACATGGGGACCGAAAGCAGCTACACCTTCGTGAGCTGCTGGACGGCCAACGAGGCGCTCTACCCCACGTTCGCCGAGCCGGGCGACATGCTGCTGTCCGACGAGCTCAACCACGCGTGCATCATCGATGGCATCCGCCTGGCCGCGGTCATCAAGAAGGGCGTCCATAAGGGCGTCTACAAGCACAACGACCTGGACAGCCTGCGCGAGAAGCTCGAAGCGGCGCGGAGCAACCCCGACGTCACCGGCCAGATCTGGGTCGTCACCGACGGCGTGTTCAGCATGGAGGGCGACATCGCTGATCTGCCGGCGCTGCGGAAGCTCTGCGACGAGTTCGACGCGATGCTGGTGGTCGACGACAGCCACGCCCACGGCGTCATGGGCGCGACCGGCCGCGGCACCCACGAGCACTTCAACATGTGCCCCGGCGCGGATGGGCACGATGCGAGCCTGGGCGAGGTCGACTTCTTCACCGGCACGCTGGGCAAGGGCCTGGGCGGCGGCGCGGGCGGCTTCATCGCCGGCAGCAAGCGCGGCACGGAGCTCATCGTCCAGCGCGGCCGGCCGACGCTGTTCAGCAACGCCCTGCCCTGCACGATCGCGTGCAGCGCGAACAAGGCCATCGAGATCGTGCTGCGCGAGCCGGAGAGAGTGCAGGCCCTGCGCGACATCACCGCCTACGCGCGACAGCAGATCGGCGGCGCGGGCTTCGAGGTCATCGACTCGCCCACGGCCATCTGCCCGATCATCGTGGGCGAGACGAGCAAGGCCATCGCCATGAGCAAAAAGCTCCTGGAACTGGGCGTCTTCGTGATCGGCTTTGGCTACCCCGTCGTGCCCGAGGGCGCGGCCCGGCTGCGGCTGCAGTTGTCGGCGGCGCACACGAAGGGGCACGTGGACCAGGTCGTCGACGCGCTCAAGAAGCTCTAG
- a CDS encoding endonuclease/exonuclease/phosphatase family protein yields the protein MKLLALFAALLLALDAHGVADPGSPRTADVPTAIGVMSFNIRYGAASDGPNHWDHRREAVIDLIDRRGEEFVGLQEALRFQIDEVVSGVPRYAFVGVGRDDGVDAGEFCAILYDTNAWTPDPEHAGTFWLSDTPGVVASKNWGNGITRICTYARFERIGPKKDDGEPKAVWIFNTHFDHRSQPSRERSAALVARRIDGRANTGEPVVLMGDFNAGESNPAIAYLRGEADVQGERTPAPLVDSFRVANPDATDVGTFCGFDPAKTGGEKIDHVFVEPGTTVLEATIVRDSVPGETGRAPSDHFPVTARVRWPEN from the coding sequence ATGAAACTTCTCGCGCTCTTCGCCGCCCTGCTGCTGGCCCTGGACGCCCATGGCGTCGCAGACCCCGGAAGTCCTCGCACCGCCGATGTTCCTACCGCCATTGGCGTCATGAGTTTCAACATCCGCTACGGCGCCGCCAGCGACGGGCCCAACCACTGGGACCATCGGCGCGAGGCGGTGATCGACCTGATCGATCGCCGGGGCGAGGAGTTCGTGGGGCTGCAGGAGGCGCTGCGGTTCCAGATCGACGAGGTTGTTTCGGGCGTGCCGCGGTACGCGTTCGTGGGTGTGGGGCGCGATGACGGGGTGGACGCGGGCGAGTTCTGCGCGATCCTGTACGACACGAACGCGTGGACGCCCGACCCCGAGCACGCCGGCACGTTCTGGCTGAGCGACACGCCCGGGGTCGTGGCCTCGAAGAACTGGGGCAACGGCATCACCCGCATCTGCACGTACGCCCGCTTCGAGCGGATCGGCCCGAAGAAGGACGACGGCGAGCCGAAGGCCGTGTGGATCTTCAACACGCACTTCGACCACCGCAGCCAGCCCTCGCGCGAGCGCAGCGCGGCCCTGGTCGCCCGGCGCATCGACGGCCGCGCGAACACGGGCGAGCCGGTCGTGCTCATGGGCGACTTCAACGCCGGCGAGAGCAACCCCGCCATCGCGTACCTGCGCGGCGAGGCGGACGTCCAGGGCGAGCGCACGCCCGCGCCGCTGGTCGACAGCTTTCGCGTGGCCAATCCCGACGCGACCGACGTGGGCACCTTCTGCGGCTTCGACCCGGCGAAGACCGGCGGCGAGAAGATCGACCACGTGTTCGTCGAGCCGGGCACGACGGTTTTGGAAGCCACGATCGTGCGGGATTCGGTGCCGGGGGAGACCGGTCGGGCGCCGTCGGACCACTTCCCGGTGACGGCGCGGGTGCGGTGGCCGGAGAACTGA
- a CDS encoding TIGR03032 family protein, which yields MDAHAPAEKPELAISASRHLIEWMASRSVSLGLSTYQAGKLFLVGVQPNGRLSVYERTFNRCMGLHASADGQTLWMASLYQLWRLENYVPKGQATPDGYDALYVPTMGYTTGDVDVHDIVVPKGKPPVFCVTAFNCLATVSQTHSFKPVWTPPFISAPLEAPVGEDRCHLNGLASDPSTGEPLYATAVSRSDVADGWRDRRHGGGVLIDVRTSEIVAEGLSMPHSPRMHPDYPGRVWLVNAGTGFFGYVDLERGSFEEVAFCPGFARGLTFEGQHAVVGLSAARENRTFEGLPLQDNLKAKDAEARCALHVINLETGTTDHWLRLEGVVRELYDAIVLPGVRRPMLLGFKTDEIRRMLRIEEP from the coding sequence ATGGACGCCCACGCACCCGCGGAAAAGCCCGAACTGGCCATCTCGGCCTCGCGACACCTGATCGAATGGATGGCTTCGCGGTCGGTGAGCCTCGGCCTGAGCACGTATCAAGCGGGCAAGCTCTTCCTCGTCGGCGTGCAGCCCAACGGCCGGCTGAGCGTGTACGAGCGGACGTTCAACCGCTGCATGGGCCTACACGCCTCGGCCGATGGGCAGACGCTGTGGATGGCCTCGCTCTACCAACTCTGGCGGCTTGAGAACTACGTGCCCAAGGGGCAGGCGACGCCTGATGGCTACGACGCTCTCTACGTGCCGACGATGGGCTACACGACCGGCGACGTGGACGTGCACGACATCGTGGTGCCGAAGGGCAAGCCGCCGGTGTTCTGTGTCACGGCGTTTAATTGCCTTGCGACGGTGAGCCAGACGCACAGCTTCAAGCCGGTGTGGACGCCTCCGTTCATCAGTGCACCGCTTGAGGCGCCGGTGGGCGAGGACCGCTGCCACCTGAATGGCCTAGCGTCCGATCCTTCAACCGGCGAGCCCCTTTACGCCACGGCGGTCAGCAGGAGCGACGTGGCCGACGGCTGGAGGGATCGGCGGCACGGCGGGGGCGTGCTGATCGACGTGCGCACCAGCGAGATCGTGGCCGAGGGGCTGAGCATGCCGCACTCGCCGCGCATGCACCCGGACTACCCGGGCCGGGTGTGGCTGGTGAACGCGGGCACGGGGTTCTTCGGCTACGTCGACCTGGAGCGAGGGTCGTTCGAGGAGGTTGCCTTCTGCCCTGGGTTCGCGCGCGGGCTGACGTTCGAGGGCCAGCACGCCGTCGTCGGCCTCTCGGCCGCACGCGAGAACCGGACGTTCGAGGGCCTGCCATTGCAGGACAACCTGAAGGCCAAGGACGCCGAGGCCCGGTGCGCGTTGCACGTGATCAACCTGGAGACCGGCACGACCGATCACTGGCTGCGGCTGGAGGGCGTGGTGCGCGAGCTGTACGACGCCATCGTGCTGCCCGGCGTGCGGCGGCCGATGCTGCTTGGCTTCAAGACCGACGAGATCCGGCGGATGCTGCGGATCGAGGAGCCCTGA
- a CDS encoding GC-type dockerin domain-anchored protein — translation MGDCRADFDGDGELTIFDFLAFQNAFDAGDLAADFDEDGSLTIFDFLAFQNEFDAGC, via the coding sequence GTGGGCGACTGCCGGGCCGACTTCGACGGCGACGGGGAATTGACCATCTTCGACTTCCTCGCATTCCAGAATGCCTTCGATGCCGGCGATCTGGCCGCCGACTTCGACGAGGACGGCTCACTCACGATCTTCGACTTCCTGGCCTTCCAGAACGAGTTCGACGCGGGTTGCTAA